In one Capricornis sumatraensis isolate serow.1 chromosome 1, serow.2, whole genome shotgun sequence genomic region, the following are encoded:
- the LOC138080853 gene encoding keratin-associated protein 10-8-like, which translates to MAASTLSICSSDLSYDCPESCCEPPCCAPSCCAPAPRLTLLCAPVSCESSPCCQPACSSSCSASCCQQSSCQPSCCTSSPCQQACCEPVCCRPVCCRPVCCTPVCCTPVCSEGSPCSAPSSCCRPSSSVSLLCHPVCRPACCVPTSSCQPSCCRPASSVSLLCQPACSRPACCVPALALEPCC; encoded by the coding sequence ATGGCAGCCTCCACTCTGTCCATCTGCTCCAGTGACCTGAGCTATGACTGTCCAGAGAGCTGCTGCGAGCCCCCCTGCTGTGCCCCCAGTTGTTGCGCCCCGGCCCCCCGCCTGACCCTCCTCTGCGCCCCAGTGAGCTGCGAGTCCAGCCCCTGCTGCCAGCCAGCCTGCAGCAGCTCCTGCTCAGCCTCGTGCTGCCAGCAGTCTAGCTGCCAGCCCTCCTGCTGCACCTCCTCCCCCTGCCAGCAGGCCTGCTGTGAGCCCGTCTGCTGCAGACCCGTCTGCTGCAGGCCTGTCTGCTGCACACCTGTCTGCTGCACACCTGTCTGCTCTGAGGGTTCCCCGTGCTCAGCCCCCTCATCCTGCTGCAGACCCTCCTCCTCCGTGTCCCTGCTCTGCCACCCCGTGTGCCGCCCCGCCTGCTGTGTGCCCACCTCCTCTTGCCAGCCCAGTTGCTGCCGCCCGGCCTCCTCTGTGTCCCTGCTCTGCCAGCCTGCATGCTCCCGCCCGGCTTGCTGTGTCCCC